A section of the Pediococcus inopinatus genome encodes:
- a CDS encoding O-acetyl-ADP-ribose deacetylase, whose amino-acid sequence MAFEVICGDVTTMHVDAIVNAANTTLLGGGGVDGAIHRAAGPELLAACRLLHGCKTGEAKITPGFKLPAKFVIHTPGPIWRGGQHHEAELLRSSYQNSLRLAEENHCGSVAFPSISTGVYRFPLQAGAELAVTTINEFLKTAQNVKDVTMVCFDEETYQAYVEAQKV is encoded by the coding sequence ATGGCATTTGAAGTAATTTGTGGGGATGTGACGACCATGCACGTGGATGCAATTGTGAATGCAGCTAATACCACATTACTTGGTGGGGGCGGTGTTGACGGGGCGATCCATCGCGCAGCTGGTCCAGAGTTATTGGCGGCTTGTCGATTGCTCCATGGTTGTAAAACGGGTGAGGCTAAGATAACGCCTGGTTTTAAATTACCAGCTAAGTTTGTCATTCATACACCAGGTCCCATTTGGCGTGGTGGCCAGCATCATGAAGCTGAATTGCTCCGAAGTAGTTATCAAAATAGTTTACGATTAGCAGAAGAAAATCACTGTGGCAGTGTGGCGTTTCCGTCGATTAGCACAGGTGTGTACCGGTTCCCACTGCAAGCGGGAGCTGAGCTTGCGGTTACGACTATCAATGAATTTTTAAAAACTGCCCAAAATGTCAAAGATGTGACAATGGTTTGTTTTGATGAGGAAACTTATCAGGCCTATGTAGAAGCGCAAAAAGTATAA
- a CDS encoding LBP_cg2779 family protein, with the protein MNDLTKLAEEIINYQKKHDMTDASVAFGTHLSVEKIHNIKINKYNPTEDDVRRISNFMRDNK; encoded by the coding sequence ATGAACGATTTAACGAAACTTGCAGAAGAGATTATTAATTACCAAAAGAAACATGATATGACAGATGCTTCAGTGGCATTTGGCACACATTTATCTGTGGAAAAAATCCATAACATCAAAATTAACAAGTATAATCCAACGGAAGATGATGTTCGCCGGATTAGTAACTTTATGAGAGATAATAAATAG
- a CDS encoding YjjG family noncanonical pyrimidine nucleotidase, which translates to MKYQNLLFDVDDTLLDFQAAENQALKGLFTEIKYPLTDDMVTYFRTLNEHMWQRFELGQLDRQTLVNTRFTKLFAHFNEAVDGIKYEKIYREFLNQGHQLEPHAVELLNSLKDQFNLFIVSNGIGSVQQQRLNDSGLTTYFKHIFVSEEVGYQKPRIEFFDFIAQHIAGFTPKNSLIIGDSLTSDIQGGANAGIDSVWFNPALQPNHSSVSPTYQIDDLLDLKAIL; encoded by the coding sequence ATGAAATATCAGAATTTATTATTTGATGTGGATGATACGTTATTAGATTTTCAAGCAGCTGAGAATCAGGCGCTTAAAGGGCTGTTTACAGAAATTAAATATCCACTAACAGATGACATGGTTACCTATTTTCGCACACTTAATGAGCATATGTGGCAACGCTTTGAGCTTGGCCAATTAGATCGCCAAACACTGGTTAACACGCGATTTACCAAACTTTTCGCCCATTTTAATGAGGCAGTTGATGGGATTAAGTATGAAAAAATTTATCGAGAATTTTTGAATCAGGGTCACCAGTTAGAACCCCACGCGGTAGAATTACTGAACAGTTTGAAAGACCAATTTAATCTATTTATCGTTTCCAACGGGATTGGATCTGTTCAACAGCAACGGCTAAACGATTCGGGATTGACTACATACTTTAAACATATTTTTGTGTCTGAAGAAGTTGGCTATCAAAAACCAAGAATTGAATTTTTCGATTTTATTGCCCAACATATTGCTGGGTTTACTCCCAAAAATTCTTTAATAATCGGTGATTCATTAACGTCCGATATTCAGGGTGGCGCCAATGCGGGAATCGATTCAGTCTGGTTTAATCCAGCGTTACAACCAAATCATTCATCAGTGAGTCCAACTTATCAAATTGACGACTTACTAGATCTAAAAGCAATTTTGTAA
- a CDS encoding MarR family winged helix-turn-helix transcriptional regulator: protein MQKHLGINRQIHILANCSTRKFNESFLDDDITGKQGSVLHFLLMRAGKQAVYQRDIEKQFGIRRSSVTSLLQKLEDNGYITREAVENDARLKLIVLTPKALKFQKSVVQGTIDFENKMIQGVSVDDIATWQRVTQQMTKNLKDAKVGGDD from the coding sequence ATGCAAAAACATCTTGGAATTAATCGGCAAATTCATATTCTGGCGAATTGCTCAACCCGAAAATTTAATGAAAGCTTTTTGGATGATGATATCACTGGTAAACAAGGGAGCGTTTTACACTTTCTTCTGATGCGCGCGGGAAAGCAGGCAGTTTACCAACGAGACATCGAAAAACAATTTGGTATTCGGCGGTCATCGGTAACTAGTCTGTTACAGAAATTAGAAGATAATGGCTACATTACGCGTGAAGCGGTCGAAAATGATGCCCGATTGAAACTAATTGTGCTTACCCCCAAGGCTTTAAAATTCCAGAAAAGTGTTGTCCAAGGGACGATCGATTTTGAAAATAAGATGATCCAAGGAGTTTCTGTAGACGACATTGCTACTTGGCAAAGAGTAACTCAACAAATGACGAAAAATTTAAAAGATGCAAAAGTAGGAGGTGACGACTAG
- a CDS encoding ABC transporter ATP-binding protein, translated as MLKRIGHSVREYKKYALLSPILVAIETFIETFIPFLMSKMIDKGIVPGNLAYIEKLGAFMLVGTLISLAGGAGASWYSSKASAGFAKNLRHDLYHHIQDFSFEDVDHFSTSSIVVRLTTDIMNIQQAFQMLIRMAARAPLMLIFSITMAFTVDAQMAMVFVVSVPAMVIGLTVIIAIGRPLFKKVYQRYDGLNQVVRENLRGIRVVKTYNRAETEDKKAAQASSRIYEVFSKAERILQLNSPIMQFVMYGTLLFLAWFGARRIVDGTMQTGQLVSLIAYAMSVLMSLNMLSNVFNQMTISLASAQRINEVLTYESTLINPKNPVTEVKDGDIEFDNVDFAYEDDQVTRLEGINLHIKPGETIGVIGETGSGKSTLVQLIPRLYDVNQGVVKVGGQDVRNYDIKTLRDNVSMVLQQNVLFSGTIADNLRWGDEEATDEQLVQAAKLAQADAFVQSLPDGYNTHIEQGGSNVSGGQKQRLTIARALLKKPKILILDDSTSAVDTHTDSLIQKAFRDELPEMTKLIIAQRISSVQGADRIVVIDQGKIEAVGTHDELMKSDELYQEIYNSQIKGGEAHAKN; from the coding sequence GTGCTAAAACGAATTGGACATTCAGTAAGAGAGTATAAAAAGTATGCCTTGCTTTCACCAATATTGGTAGCCATCGAAACCTTTATCGAAACGTTTATTCCGTTTTTAATGTCAAAAATGATCGATAAGGGAATTGTTCCCGGAAATTTAGCGTATATCGAAAAGTTAGGGGCCTTTATGTTAGTGGGGACACTAATTTCTTTAGCCGGTGGTGCAGGAGCTAGTTGGTATTCAAGTAAGGCTAGTGCGGGATTTGCAAAAAATCTGCGCCATGATTTATATCATCACATTCAGGATTTCTCCTTTGAAGATGTGGATCATTTTTCGACCTCTAGCATTGTGGTGCGGCTTACAACGGACATCATGAATATTCAACAAGCTTTTCAAATGTTGATTCGAATGGCTGCCAGAGCCCCATTGATGCTAATCTTTTCAATCACAATGGCTTTCACGGTGGATGCACAAATGGCCATGGTTTTTGTTGTGTCTGTACCGGCCATGGTAATCGGATTAACGGTGATTATCGCCATTGGTCGACCGCTGTTTAAGAAGGTTTACCAACGTTATGATGGATTGAACCAGGTTGTTCGAGAAAATTTACGTGGCATTCGGGTAGTAAAAACTTACAATCGTGCTGAAACGGAAGATAAAAAAGCGGCGCAAGCTTCTTCTAGGATCTATGAAGTCTTCAGTAAAGCAGAACGGATTCTCCAATTAAATAGTCCCATTATGCAGTTTGTGATGTATGGCACATTACTGTTCTTGGCGTGGTTTGGGGCTAGAAGGATTGTGGATGGCACCATGCAGACTGGTCAATTAGTTAGTTTAATAGCTTATGCCATGTCAGTTTTGATGAGTTTGAATATGTTATCAAATGTGTTTAATCAAATGACAATTTCTTTAGCCTCTGCACAGCGGATCAATGAAGTTTTGACGTATGAAAGTACGCTGATAAATCCGAAAAACCCCGTAACTGAGGTAAAAGATGGCGACATTGAATTTGATAATGTGGATTTTGCCTATGAAGATGACCAAGTAACGCGGTTGGAAGGTATTAATTTGCATATCAAACCAGGCGAGACTATTGGGGTGATTGGTGAAACTGGAAGTGGGAAGAGTACGCTTGTACAGCTGATTCCTCGCCTTTATGATGTTAATCAAGGGGTCGTCAAAGTTGGTGGTCAAGATGTGCGAAACTATGACATTAAAACACTTCGGGATAATGTTTCCATGGTGCTGCAACAAAACGTTTTGTTTTCAGGGACCATTGCGGATAATTTACGCTGGGGTGATGAAGAAGCTACTGACGAACAATTAGTGCAGGCTGCCAAATTAGCTCAAGCGGATGCCTTTGTTCAAAGTTTGCCAGATGGTTACAATACACACATTGAACAAGGTGGGAGTAACGTGTCTGGTGGCCAAAAACAACGGCTGACAATTGCTCGAGCCCTGTTGAAAAAGCCTAAGATTTTAATTCTTGATGATTCAACCAGTGCCGTCGATACGCATACAGACAGCTTGATTCAAAAGGCGTTTCGTGATGAATTGCCTGAAATGACCAAGCTGATCATTGCCCAACGGATTTCTTCCGTGCAAGGTGCAGATCGAATTGTGGTCATTGATCAAGGCAAGATTGAAGCAGTCGGTACGCATGATGAACTGATGAAATCAGACGAACTTTACCAAGAGATTTATAACTCTCAAATCAAAGGAGGAGAAGCGCATGCAAAGAACTAG
- a CDS encoding ABC transporter ATP-binding protein: MQRTRVAGRAKLDGSAWQILWRLLKYILQKSHFALFIAFFSVIISAGASVIGTLFIQRLIDDYITPLMKVAHPNFTPLLHMIILMGAIYLLGVVGTLLYSQLMIMTGQKLQKRIRDEMFTHMQKLPLSYFDSNDYGDVMSRYTNDVDTLRQMVEQSFPMFINALFNIVFTLTAMITLSPMLTIISLVIFALSVFIVRKLSSKSSYYFRMQQKSLGNIDGYIEEMLNGQKVIKVFSHEKQSKAGFDTRNEELRQDASMANGLSTMLFPIMGNVGNILYVLIAVVGGYLAVNHVTPITLGEIAAFVQLSRSFSQPIAQITMQLNSIIMGLAGAQRMFQLFDEPVEQDSGNTTLVYVTENEQHVLTETSVRTDKWAWKTVEADGTVKLIPVKGHIQFKDVSFSYDGKKTVLHHISLDAKPGEKMAFVGATGAGKTTITNMLNRFYDISSGQIIYDGIDIKQIQKASLRLSMGIVLQDTNLFTASIRDNIRYGRLEATDEEVIAAAKLANADSFIRNLPRGYDTVIDGSGSDLSQGQRQLLSIARAAIADPPTMIMDEATSSIDTRTESLVQSGMDNLMRGRTTFVIAHRLSTIHNSDAILVIEDGNIVEAGNHESLMEEKGEYYELYTGKTILE, encoded by the coding sequence ATGCAAAGAACTAGAGTTGCCGGAAGAGCTAAACTAGATGGCTCGGCGTGGCAGATTTTATGGCGGTTATTAAAATATATTTTGCAGAAAAGTCACTTTGCCCTTTTTATTGCCTTCTTCTCTGTGATTATTTCGGCTGGAGCATCAGTCATTGGGACACTATTTATTCAGCGTTTGATTGATGACTACATTACGCCATTAATGAAAGTTGCTCATCCAAATTTCACCCCATTATTGCATATGATCATTTTAATGGGGGCAATTTATTTGTTGGGGGTCGTCGGAACCTTGTTATATTCACAGTTGATGATTATGACTGGGCAGAAATTGCAAAAACGAATTCGGGATGAAATGTTTACCCACATGCAAAAGTTGCCCTTGAGTTATTTTGATTCCAACGATTATGGGGATGTCATGAGCCGTTACACCAACGATGTGGATACTTTGCGGCAAATGGTAGAACAGAGTTTCCCCATGTTTATCAACGCGCTTTTTAACATTGTTTTCACATTAACAGCCATGATTACGTTGAGTCCAATGTTGACCATAATTAGTTTGGTAATTTTTGCGCTGAGTGTCTTTATCGTACGAAAATTAAGTTCGAAAAGTAGTTATTATTTCCGCATGCAACAAAAGTCGTTAGGAAATATTGATGGTTATATCGAAGAAATGCTGAATGGTCAAAAAGTTATTAAAGTATTTTCTCATGAGAAACAATCTAAAGCAGGATTTGATACACGAAATGAAGAATTACGTCAAGACGCCAGCATGGCTAATGGCCTTTCAACGATGTTATTCCCAATCATGGGAAATGTCGGCAATATTTTATATGTGCTGATTGCCGTTGTGGGTGGGTATTTGGCAGTTAATCATGTCACGCCCATTACGCTAGGTGAAATTGCCGCGTTCGTTCAGTTGAGCCGTTCTTTTAGTCAACCAATTGCGCAAATTACCATGCAGTTAAACTCGATTATCATGGGGTTGGCCGGTGCGCAACGGATGTTTCAATTGTTTGATGAACCGGTTGAACAGGATTCAGGAAATACAACCTTAGTTTATGTGACTGAAAACGAGCAGCACGTCTTGACAGAGACCAGTGTCCGGACTGATAAATGGGCCTGGAAAACGGTTGAAGCTGATGGCACTGTTAAACTCATACCGGTCAAAGGCCACATTCAATTTAAAGATGTCAGCTTTAGCTATGATGGCAAAAAGACTGTTTTACATCACATTTCATTAGATGCGAAACCTGGGGAAAAGATGGCGTTTGTCGGGGCAACCGGAGCCGGCAAGACCACCATTACCAATATGTTGAATCGTTTCTATGATATTTCCAGTGGTCAGATTATTTATGACGGTATCGATATCAAACAAATCCAAAAGGCTAGTTTGCGGTTATCGATGGGAATTGTTTTGCAGGATACGAATTTATTTACTGCTTCAATTCGTGATAATATTCGCTATGGTCGTTTAGAGGCCACAGATGAAGAGGTGATCGCGGCCGCTAAATTGGCAAATGCGGATAGCTTTATTCGTAATTTGCCTAGAGGATACGACACGGTGATTGACGGTTCTGGGTCTGATTTATCACAAGGGCAGCGTCAATTATTATCAATTGCACGGGCGGCCATTGCTGATCCACCAACCATGATTATGGATGAAGCTACTTCAAGTATTGATACGCGAACGGAATCCTTGGTTCAATCCGGGATGGATAATTTAATGCGGGGTCGGACGACGTTTGTGATTGCTCATCGTTTATCTACAATTCATAATTCGGATGCAATTCTTGTGATTGAGGATGGTAATATCGTTGAAGCTGGGAACCATGAATCCCTGATGGAAGAAAAAGGCGAGTACTACGAACTTTATACCGGTAAAACTATTCTGGAATGA
- a CDS encoding Cof-type HAD-IIB family hydrolase, producing MSIKLIASDIDGTFLDDQHEFDRVRFQTQLDEMNQQGIHFVVASGNQYLHCTKVMAGLTGDLTYVVEDGALIVEKDQVLDSSPIEPELWQEVVTTVMKQPMFADAVIILSGEKAASTNITPQSETWDRTRYFYEKLIHRDDLLSVTDDIYKVDVNWPNLSDVRDKHAALSAEFGDHLTEVMSGLGGIDIIKPHVTKAYGLEQLQRIWNVSMAETMAFGDNQNDAEMLQHAKYGYAMKNAAPEAKAVTSLVTPLDNNHGGVLDMIDRVLNGQF from the coding sequence ATGAGCATTAAATTAATTGCGAGCGACATTGACGGCACATTCTTAGATGATCAACACGAGTTTGATCGCGTTCGGTTTCAAACACAACTTGACGAGATGAATCAACAGGGCATTCACTTTGTTGTAGCTAGTGGAAATCAGTATTTGCACTGTACCAAAGTGATGGCCGGGCTTACCGGTGATCTCACCTATGTGGTGGAAGATGGGGCCTTGATTGTGGAAAAAGACCAAGTGCTCGATTCCAGTCCGATTGAACCAGAATTGTGGCAAGAAGTTGTAACTACGGTGATGAAACAGCCGATGTTTGCGGATGCCGTCATTATTTTGTCTGGTGAGAAAGCAGCCTCTACAAATATCACGCCTCAAAGCGAGACTTGGGATCGAACTAGATACTTTTATGAAAAGCTTATCCATAGGGATGATCTTCTGTCAGTTACAGATGATATTTATAAAGTAGACGTTAATTGGCCCAACTTGAGTGATGTGCGGGATAAACATGCGGCATTGTCCGCTGAGTTTGGAGACCACTTAACAGAAGTGATGAGTGGGCTTGGTGGGATTGATATCATTAAACCACATGTCACTAAGGCGTATGGATTAGAGCAATTACAACGGATCTGGAACGTCTCAATGGCGGAAACGATGGCGTTTGGTGACAATCAAAATGATGCTGAAATGTTGCAGCATGCCAAATATGGTTACGCGATGAAAAATGCGGCGCCAGAAGCCAAGGCAGTAACCTCGCTAGTGACGCCGCTTGATAATAATCATGGTGGTGTGCTGGATATGATTGATCGGGTGTTAAATGGACAGTTTTAG
- a CDS encoding type II toxin-antitoxin system death-on-curing family toxin, with product MKFKYLTVQQLIEINKQVVLQVGGTNYGVQSVESLHVVIEQPAQIVFDHELYPTIWLKAAFILQKITKKHVFVDGNKRTALMASLYFINQNGYQLVNNRIVNQAGDFVLSVTNSPDNEETMKQIANWLQEIHKNK from the coding sequence ATGAAGTTTAAATACTTAACAGTCCAGCAGCTTATTGAGATAAACAAGCAAGTTGTACTTCAGGTCGGTGGAACCAACTATGGTGTTCAATCTGTTGAGAGTTTGCACGTTGTTATTGAGCAACCGGCTCAGATCGTATTCGATCACGAACTGTATCCGACGATTTGGTTAAAAGCTGCTTTTATCCTGCAAAAAATTACCAAAAAACATGTTTTTGTGGATGGCAACAAACGAACTGCTTTGATGGCGAGTCTTTATTTCATCAATCAAAATGGCTACCAACTAGTTAACAACAGAATTGTTAATCAAGCTGGCGACTTTGTTCTCTCAGTTACCAATTCGCCTGACAACGAAGAAACCATGAAGCAAATAGCTAACTGGTTACAAGAAATTCACAAAAATAAATAA
- a CDS encoding IS30 family transposase, which produces MKEVFVLVQEQLITSHVKGHHLTQIERGRIAGLLSAGKSARQIAAEIGVCHQTINNELKRGRIQQVKKLNGKEQYFSVYAPDTAQVRYQTNRQRCHRPLKFKFVTNFLAYFDDHFHQDDWSPDAAVGFAHQQHLFKRTEMVCTKTLYNYIDAQLLEIRNLDLVEKANRRTKHHWSNKHRRLAGKSIEERPKRVDKRKEFGHFEIDTVVGKRSGHESVLLTFTERKTRYDIVRLIEGKDADSVSYALKGICAEFGDLIKSVTADNGTEFTALNAVLDGVADIYYSHPYSSFERATNETHNRMIRRYLPKGHSLDTIGPKTVSMVESRLNQLPRRILKYQTPKEAFQIEAARIRKSCSA; this is translated from the coding sequence ATGAAAGAGGTTTTCGTCTTGGTGCAAGAACAGCTTATCACATCTCACGTAAAGGGTCATCATTTAACTCAAATTGAGCGAGGCAGAATTGCTGGCTTACTTTCTGCAGGCAAATCTGCTCGTCAAATTGCCGCTGAAATTGGTGTCTGTCATCAAACTATTAATAATGAGCTTAAGCGTGGCCGCATTCAACAGGTAAAGAAACTCAATGGTAAAGAACAGTACTTTAGCGTTTATGCGCCTGATACGGCCCAAGTTCGGTATCAAACGAATCGACAACGCTGTCATCGACCTCTAAAATTTAAATTTGTTACTAACTTTCTGGCTTACTTTGATGATCATTTCCACCAAGATGATTGGTCACCTGATGCAGCAGTCGGCTTCGCCCACCAACAACATCTGTTTAAGCGCACGGAGATGGTTTGTACGAAAACTCTCTACAACTATATCGATGCGCAATTGTTAGAGATCCGTAATCTTGATTTGGTGGAGAAGGCTAACCGTCGTACTAAACATCACTGGTCAAACAAGCATCGACGTTTAGCTGGTAAAAGTATTGAGGAACGTCCTAAAAGGGTCGACAAACGCAAGGAATTTGGCCACTTTGAGATTGATACTGTAGTTGGTAAACGAAGTGGACATGAAAGTGTATTATTGACCTTCACGGAACGTAAAACTCGTTATGATATTGTTCGCTTGATTGAAGGCAAAGATGCTGATTCGGTATCGTATGCACTTAAGGGAATTTGTGCTGAATTTGGTGATCTTATTAAATCTGTTACTGCTGACAACGGAACGGAGTTCACAGCCTTGAATGCAGTCTTAGACGGCGTAGCTGACATCTATTATTCCCATCCGTATAGTTCCTTTGAAAGAGCAACCAATGAAACTCATAACCGCATGATTAGACGATATTTACCTAAGGGACACTCATTAGATACGATTGGTCCCAAGACGGTTTCAATGGTTGAAAGTCGTCTTAACCAATTACCGCGACGTATCTTGAAGTATCAAACCCCAAAAGAAGCTTTTCAAATTGAAGCAGCACGTATTCGTAAATCATGTAGTGCGTAG
- a CDS encoding IS3 family transposase, whose product MRGLNSEKISTKEISEIAIELRQLFQTSIKLILKVIQIPRSTYYYTQSHERRKFDDDQIIQAIDEIRQKDPKYTKKYGYRRLTNALHDLGFKVNHKRVLRIMQEHGWLCHAFNRQTKKYNSYKGLVGKIAANRLKRRFKTDRPYQKLVADVSEFRHGNMGMNERVYLEPVLDLFSGEILAFNISEHPTVKFAIKPLKEALEKLPKLNYRTTVHTDQGFQYQHRHWQQVLKQHHAYQSMSRKATCLDNAAMESFFHIMKAEMMDEHFEDKASLIQAMTEWIGFYNNRRIKTKLNGKSPVK is encoded by the coding sequence ATTAGAGGCCTTAACTCGGAAAAAATCAGTACAAAAGAAATCTCAGAAATAGCCATCGAGTTAAGGCAACTATTCCAAACTTCTATCAAACTGATTCTTAAAGTAATCCAAATTCCACGCAGTACCTATTACTACACTCAGAGTCATGAGAGACGTAAATTTGATGATGACCAGATTATTCAAGCAATAGACGAGATTCGCCAAAAAGATCCAAAATACACCAAAAAATACGGCTATCGAAGACTTACAAATGCATTACATGATTTAGGATTTAAAGTTAATCATAAACGCGTTTTGCGAATTATGCAGGAACACGGGTGGTTGTGTCATGCCTTTAATCGACAAACCAAAAAATATAATTCATATAAAGGTTTAGTGGGTAAAATCGCCGCTAATCGCTTAAAGCGACGCTTCAAAACCGATAGACCTTATCAAAAGCTCGTCGCAGACGTTAGTGAATTCAGACATGGAAACATGGGAATGAACGAACGAGTTTACCTCGAACCAGTTCTTGATTTGTTTTCTGGAGAAATTCTAGCATTCAATATTAGTGAACATCCAACAGTTAAATTCGCAATTAAACCGCTTAAAGAGGCTTTAGAAAAGCTACCAAAACTAAATTACCGGACAACAGTCCATACTGACCAAGGCTTTCAGTATCAACATCGACACTGGCAGCAGGTTTTAAAGCAACATCACGCTTATCAAAGCATGTCACGTAAAGCAACTTGTCTTGATAATGCGGCGATGGAGTCATTCTTTCACATTATGAAAGCTGAAATGATGGATGAACATTTTGAAGATAAAGCTAGCTTAATCCAAGCAATGACCGAATGGATAGGTTTTTATAATAATCGTCGAATTAAAACAAAATTGAACGGCAAGTCCCCGGTAAAATAA
- a CDS encoding helix-turn-helix domain-containing protein, translating into MVKFNFDFKVKVVTEYLGGLPVNSLAHKYRIGSSATVLNWIQRYEKFGLNGLKRKAMDLEYASQFKVDVLNWRKQNQASLPVTALHFNLSSPSTIWQWESRFKALGIVGLERKRGNAKNMVKHKNKSRKPIVEKDNSTAKEDLKQLQKENEMLKIENTYLKKLEALTRKKSVQKKSQK; encoded by the coding sequence ATGGTTAAATTTAATTTTGATTTCAAAGTGAAAGTAGTAACTGAATATTTAGGTGGTCTGCCCGTTAATTCATTAGCACACAAATACAGGATTGGTAGTAGTGCCACAGTTTTAAATTGGATTCAAAGATATGAGAAATTTGGCCTTAACGGTCTTAAACGCAAAGCAATGGATTTAGAATATGCTAGCCAGTTCAAAGTCGATGTATTAAACTGGAGAAAACAAAATCAGGCCTCGCTTCCAGTAACTGCCTTACATTTTAATTTATCCTCGCCGAGTACCATTTGGCAATGGGAAAGTCGGTTTAAGGCATTAGGAATTGTGGGTCTAGAGCGAAAGCGAGGCAACGCCAAGAACATGGTAAAACACAAGAATAAAAGTCGCAAACCCATTGTCGAAAAGGACAATTCCACAGCCAAAGAGGATTTAAAACAGCTTCAAAAAGAAAATGAAATGTTAAAGATTGAGAACACCTACCTAAAAAAATTAGAGGCCTTAACTCGGAAAAAATCAGTACAAAAGAAATCTCAGAAATAG
- a CDS encoding MmcQ/YjbR family DNA-binding protein translates to MVTREEIINYVTEKYDIQPEYPFKKFPTYCVFKNKRNNKWFGLMMLIPQNKLYGEQQTEIGVIDFKVNPELGAILKSSKSYYPAYHMNKEHWITADLTAIDDPDQLFGLLDDSFELTQ, encoded by the coding sequence ATGGTTACACGTGAAGAAATAATTAACTATGTAACTGAAAAGTACGATATTCAACCTGAATATCCATTTAAAAAATTCCCCACCTATTGTGTCTTCAAAAACAAACGTAATAACAAGTGGTTTGGCTTAATGATGCTTATTCCACAGAACAAATTGTACGGTGAGCAGCAAACTGAAATTGGGGTTATCGACTTCAAAGTAAATCCTGAACTGGGTGCAATTTTAAAAAGCAGTAAATCTTACTACCCTGCCTATCACATGAATAAAGAGCACTGGATTACAGCCGACCTCACTGCAATTGACGATCCCGATCAATTATTTGGGCTACTCGATGATAGTTTTGAATTAACTCAATAA
- a CDS encoding Txe/YoeB family addiction module toxin, protein MTEWKVRAVKSARSDLKKAQNSYLRDSLRDIIETLKQNPYDPVQYFEKLTPPGQGKYSRRLNGQHRVVYSIDKNNHIVTILSAWSHYE, encoded by the coding sequence ATGACTGAATGGAAAGTTAGAGCAGTCAAGTCAGCACGATCTGACTTAAAGAAAGCTCAAAACAGTTATTTACGTGATTCTTTAAGAGACATTATTGAAACTTTAAAACAAAACCCATACGACCCAGTTCAATACTTTGAGAAACTTACACCACCTGGTCAAGGTAAATATTCGCGCAGATTAAATGGACAACATCGCGTAGTTTATTCAATTGACAAGAATAATCATATTGTCACAATCTTATCTGCTTGGTCCCACTACGAATAA
- a CDS encoding type II toxin-antitoxin system Phd/YefM family antitoxin yields the protein MQDIYTPTKARQNLYNILKDVNKNSRPITIVRANGDESTSAVIVSKSDWEAQQETMALLSNGQLQFSLAHEKDQTEDIDDMLADINKEVDSEKTND from the coding sequence ATGCAAGACATTTACACTCCAACAAAAGCACGCCAAAATCTATATAATATCTTAAAAGACGTTAATAAAAATAGTCGGCCTATTACAATTGTACGTGCCAATGGTGATGAAAGTACTTCTGCTGTTATTGTTAGTAAAAGTGACTGGGAGGCGCAACAGGAAACTATGGCACTTCTTTCTAACGGCCAACTACAATTCTCACTTGCACACGAAAAGGACCAGACAGAAGATATCGATGACATGTTAGCCGATATTAATAAAGAAGTTGATTCGGAAAAAACAAATGACTGA